In Papaver somniferum cultivar HN1 chromosome 9, ASM357369v1, whole genome shotgun sequence, the genomic stretch AGGCATTTCTCTTTCAACAATCATTTGTAATTGGGATGCAGTGATCCACCGAGTCCTTTTCTGAGTTTCTTGTCACAGCTTTTGTGATAGAAATCCTCtttttataaaattttccattttcagtcaaaaaataaataaataagtactATCGTGCTGGTTCGTCGAATACCAGAAATGCCATCTTTACGAGCATGTTTAGCTAACAAACTGGTACACCGaattttcatttcaatttatTTTACGGGCCTTGCTTGTAAGTTGGGAAGACCATGTCAATTGTTTGGCCCAGTATTATTACCACACCACGACAGCACACGTGTTTAGGGTTTAATAGTCAGGGTTCTTAAAGGACCATAACATTTCTCATCTCCTAGCAAGAAGTCTAGGGTTCCAAAATCGCAGCGAGGAGAAGTTCAGTGGAATAGGAAGGAGGCAAAGCAATGGGTATTTCGAACTTAAGCTCTCTCCTTCGATCTCCTTTTACGCTGAATCTTGCTAATGAGGGATAGACATCTGTTGCTAACTTTTGTTTGATTGgatctgttttttttcttcttttgtgtaGCGAGGATTAAGGTTCATGAACTCAGAGATAAGTCTAAGACTGATTTATTGAACCAGTTGAAGGATCTGAAAGCTGAACTAGCTTTACTCCGTGTTGCTAAGGTTACTGGTGGAGCTCCAAACAAGCTCTCTAAGATGTATAAATCCGttctcctttttttctttttttttttttgccttatTCTTTTTCGGATAAATGTAGTTTTAGGGTATTCATTAGATCtgatttggtttattttttgtATGAATTCTAGCAAGGTGGTAAGGTTGTCGATTGCACAAGTTTTGACCGTGATTTCTCAAAAACAGAAGTCTGCATTGAGGGATGCTTACAAGGGTAAGAAGTTTTTGCCACTTGATCTTCGTCCTAAGAAGACTAGAGCTATCAGGAGACGTCTTACCAAACATCAGGTAATTTTGCTTAATTTTAAATCTTAGTCTTAGGTATTTGATTCCTCGGCTAATATTTAAGGttttaatttgttatgtcataGGAAATTGTTTATTAGCGATCTTTTATTCAAATTTGTTGCATTTGTGTGATATTTATCTGTTGATTTATGTCATAGGAAATTGTTTATTAGCGAACTTTTATTCAAATTTGTTGCATTTGTGTGATATTTATCTGTTGATGCATGATAAAGTAATTGGCTTTATATCTAGAGAATCTTTATGGCTTATCTGTGTAGTAATAACATGAGCTGAGAACTTACCTTTAAAATATTATCG encodes the following:
- the LOC113313308 gene encoding 60S ribosomal protein L35-like, encoding MARIKVHELRDKSKTDLLNQLKDLKAELALLRVAKVTGGAPNKLSKIKVVRLSIAQVLTVISQKQKSALRDAYKGKKFLPLDLRPKKTRAIRRRLTKHQLSLKTEREKKKEMYFPMRKYAIKV